The following coding sequences lie in one Xylocopa sonorina isolate GNS202 chromosome 7, iyXylSono1_principal, whole genome shotgun sequence genomic window:
- the Gammacop gene encoding coat protein (coatomer) gamma isoform X2, which translates to MNAFKRDKKEEEDGGGNPFQNLEKTTVLQEARTFNDTPVNPRKCAHILTKILYLLNQGEQLGTMEATEAFFAMTKLFQSRDVVLRRLVYLGIKELSSLAEDVIIVTSSLTKDMTGKEDLYRAAAIRALCTITDSGMLAAIERYMKQAIVDRSPAVSSAALVSSLHLTSVSGDVARRWANEAQEALNSNNVMVQYHALGVLYQARKADKHAVIKLVAKLMRTSPKSPYAACMLIRMACKLLDEVDEGEELLGFIECCLRHKSEMVVYEAAHALVNLGRSGPREISPAISVLQLFCGSQKPALRFAAVRTLNKVAMTHPAAVTACNLDLENLITDSNRSIATLAITTLLKTGAESSVDRLMKQIATFVSEISDEFKVVVVQAIRALCQKFPRKHAVLMNFLSAMLRDEGGLEYKAAIADTIIAVMEVNAEAKEAGLAHLCEFIEDCEHISLAVRILHLLGQEGPTSKQPSRYIRFIYNRVILESASVRAAAVTALARFAAACPPLLPNVLVLLSRCQLDSDDEVRDRAAYYCAILQQQNDPTVLPLVQPPQLSVPSLERALRNYMQSQMDEPFDISQIPSAQTIEEPAQVEVHTAVKPQQPRLTREESFMEKLSQVPQLTMIIRDYSLLKSSSVIELTESETEYNVKCIKHTFKDLLILQFDCVNTLSDQLLEDVRVAVEPPEGYAIVCEVPCPRLPYNEPGTTYTVLKYPEDVYASVATIPTTLRFVARDCDPVTGVPDAEQGYNDEYMLEDLEVTLADQVRGNTNRVVDFATWDAATSQGFTKLEETFALGPSVTSLEGAVQSLTGFLGLYAVEGTNRVLAGAAAHNLLLNGNFRNGKHILARARLALSDNQVTMQLCVLCQDPDVAELIISSVG; encoded by the exons ATGAATGCTTTTAAACGCGATAAGAAGGAAGAAGAAGATG GTGGGGGAAACCCGTTCCAAAACCTAGAAAAGACGACGGTTCTTCAGGAGGCTCGTACGTTCAACGACACCCCGGTTAATCCAAGAAAATGCGCGCACATTCTTACAAAAATTTTGTACTTGCTAAACCAAGGGGAACAGTTGGGTACGATGGAGGCGACCGAGGCGTTCTTCGCTATGACCAAATTGTTTCAGTCAAGAGACGTTGTCTTAAGAAGATTGGTTTACTTGGGCATCAAAGAATTGAGCTCTTTGGCAGAGGATGTAATTATAGTCACTTCCAGTTTGACAAAAGACATGACCGGAAAGGAAGACTTGTACAGAGCTGCAGCAATAAGAGCATTGTGCACCATTACTGACAGCGGAATGCTGGCTGCTATTGAACGTTACATGAAACAAGCTATAGTTGATCGTTCTCCTGCTGTTTCGAGCGCAGCTTTGGTGTCTTCTTTACACTTGACCAGCGTGTCCGGAGATGTAGCGCGTAGGTGGGCAAACGAAGCGCAAGAGGCATTGAACTCTAACAATGTGATGGTTCAATATCATGCTCTTGGTGTTTTGTATCAAGCTCGCAAGGCAGACAAACACGCCGTAATTAAGTTAGTTGCAAAACTTATGAGAACAAGCCCGAAAAGTCCTTACGCTGCGTGTATGTTAATTAGAATGGCGTGTAAATTGCTAGATGAAGTTGACGAAGGGGAAGAGCTCCTGGGATTTATCGAATGTTGTTTACGTCATAAATCGGAAATGGTCGTGTACGAAGCAGCGCACGCTTTGGTCAATCTTGGAAGAAGCGGTCCTAGAGAGATATCGCCCGCTATTAGTGTGCTTCAATTGTTCTGTGGCTCTCAAAAACCTGCTTTAAGATTCGCTGCTGTCAGAACCTTGAACAAAGTTGCCATGACTCATCCAGCAGCGGTTACTGCGTGTAATTTAGATCTAGAAAACTTAatcaccgattcgaacagatctattgctacgttagcaATTACAACCTTGCTGAAGACCGGCGCGGAAAGTTCCGTAGACAGGCTGATGAAACAAATTGCTACTTTTGTGTCAGAAATTTCGGACGAATTTAAGGTCGTAGTTGTACAAGCTATTAG AGCCCTGTGCCAGAAGTTCCCTCGGAAACATGCAGTTTTGATGAACTTCCTTTCCGCTATGCTACGAGACGAAGGAGGACTCGAATATAAGGCAGCCATCGCGGACACGATAATAGCTGTGATGGAAGTAAATGCTGAAGCGAAGGAAGCCGGATTGGCCCATTTGTGCGAATTTATTGAGGACTGCGAGCATATCTCTCTTGCCGTTCGCATACTTCATTTGCTCGGACAGGAAGGACCGACCTCGAAGCAGCCCTCCCGTTATATTCGTTTCATTTACAATCGCGTGATTTTGGAAAGTGCCAGCGTTAGAGCGGCTGCAGTTACCGCGTTGGCACGTTTCGCAGCAGCATGTCCACCGTTACTTCCGAACGTGTTGGTCCTTTTGTCCCGATGTCAATTAGATTCGGACGACGAAGTCCGTGACCGTGCGGCGTACTATTGCGCTATTCTGCAGCAGCAGAACGATCCAACCGTTCTACCTTTGGTACAACCTCCTCAATTGTCCGTACCTAGTTTAGAAAGAGCTTTGCGAAATTACATGCAAAGTCAGATGGACGAGCCATTCGATATATCGCAG ATTCCTTCGGCCCAAACGATCGAAGAGCCAGCACAAGTGGAAGTACACACCGCTGTGAAACCGCAACAACCCCGTTTAACGCGGGAGGAAAGTTTTATGGAGAAATTGTCACAAGTACCGCAGTTAACAATGATTATTCGGGACTATTCGCTACTCAAATCATCGTCTGTCATCGAACTGACAGAATCAGAAACCGAATATAATGTGAAATGTATTAAGCACACGTTCAAAGATCTTCTCATTCTGCAATTCGATTGCGTAAATACCCTTTCCGATCAATTACTCGAGGACGTGAGGGTAGCTGTTGAACCGCCCGAAGG CTATGCAATTGTGTGTGAAGTTCCTTGCCCGCGTCTACCGTATAATGAACCAGGCACGACGTACACAGTATTAAAATATCCAGAAGATGTTTATGCTAGCGTTGCCACCATTCCTACAACCCTGCGGTTCGTGGCTCGCGATTGCGATCCTGTGACAGGTGTACCAGACGCCGAGCAAGGATACAACGATGAATATATG TTGGAAGATCTGGAAGTAACTCTGGCTGATCAAGTTCGAGGAAATACGAACAGAGTAGTGGATTTCGCAACGTGGGACGCAGCCACCTCCCAGGGATTCACTAAACTGGAAGAAACGTTTGCCTTGGGCCCATCGGTGACCAGTTTGGAAGGAGCGGTCCAAAGTTTGACAGGATTCTTAGGCCTGTACGCTGTGGAAGGAACCAACCGAGTACTAGCTGGCGCTGCCGCgcataatttattattaaatggAAATTTCAGAAACGGAAAGCATATCCTCGCTCGAGCGAGACTGGCATTGTCAGACAATCAAGTGACGATGCAGCTTTGCGTTTTATGTCAAGATCCGGACGTTGCCGAattaattat
- the Gammacop gene encoding coat protein (coatomer) gamma isoform X1, translating to MLLNAIRRKKKMFLVNRFRRLLVVEDSFPSMNSFISRGGNPFQNLEKTTVLQEARTFNDTPVNPRKCAHILTKILYLLNQGEQLGTMEATEAFFAMTKLFQSRDVVLRRLVYLGIKELSSLAEDVIIVTSSLTKDMTGKEDLYRAAAIRALCTITDSGMLAAIERYMKQAIVDRSPAVSSAALVSSLHLTSVSGDVARRWANEAQEALNSNNVMVQYHALGVLYQARKADKHAVIKLVAKLMRTSPKSPYAACMLIRMACKLLDEVDEGEELLGFIECCLRHKSEMVVYEAAHALVNLGRSGPREISPAISVLQLFCGSQKPALRFAAVRTLNKVAMTHPAAVTACNLDLENLITDSNRSIATLAITTLLKTGAESSVDRLMKQIATFVSEISDEFKVVVVQAIRALCQKFPRKHAVLMNFLSAMLRDEGGLEYKAAIADTIIAVMEVNAEAKEAGLAHLCEFIEDCEHISLAVRILHLLGQEGPTSKQPSRYIRFIYNRVILESASVRAAAVTALARFAAACPPLLPNVLVLLSRCQLDSDDEVRDRAAYYCAILQQQNDPTVLPLVQPPQLSVPSLERALRNYMQSQMDEPFDISQIPSAQTIEEPAQVEVHTAVKPQQPRLTREESFMEKLSQVPQLTMIIRDYSLLKSSSVIELTESETEYNVKCIKHTFKDLLILQFDCVNTLSDQLLEDVRVAVEPPEGYAIVCEVPCPRLPYNEPGTTYTVLKYPEDVYASVATIPTTLRFVARDCDPVTGVPDAEQGYNDEYMLEDLEVTLADQVRGNTNRVVDFATWDAATSQGFTKLEETFALGPSVTSLEGAVQSLTGFLGLYAVEGTNRVLAGAAAHNLLLNGNFRNGKHILARARLALSDNQVTMQLCVLCQDPDVAELIISSVG from the exons ATGCTTTTAAACGCGATAAGAAGGAAGAAGAAGATG TTCCTTGTAAACAGGTTTAGGCGACTGCTCGTCGTGGAAGATAGTTTCCCTtcgatgaattcttttatttcaC GTGGGGGAAACCCGTTCCAAAACCTAGAAAAGACGACGGTTCTTCAGGAGGCTCGTACGTTCAACGACACCCCGGTTAATCCAAGAAAATGCGCGCACATTCTTACAAAAATTTTGTACTTGCTAAACCAAGGGGAACAGTTGGGTACGATGGAGGCGACCGAGGCGTTCTTCGCTATGACCAAATTGTTTCAGTCAAGAGACGTTGTCTTAAGAAGATTGGTTTACTTGGGCATCAAAGAATTGAGCTCTTTGGCAGAGGATGTAATTATAGTCACTTCCAGTTTGACAAAAGACATGACCGGAAAGGAAGACTTGTACAGAGCTGCAGCAATAAGAGCATTGTGCACCATTACTGACAGCGGAATGCTGGCTGCTATTGAACGTTACATGAAACAAGCTATAGTTGATCGTTCTCCTGCTGTTTCGAGCGCAGCTTTGGTGTCTTCTTTACACTTGACCAGCGTGTCCGGAGATGTAGCGCGTAGGTGGGCAAACGAAGCGCAAGAGGCATTGAACTCTAACAATGTGATGGTTCAATATCATGCTCTTGGTGTTTTGTATCAAGCTCGCAAGGCAGACAAACACGCCGTAATTAAGTTAGTTGCAAAACTTATGAGAACAAGCCCGAAAAGTCCTTACGCTGCGTGTATGTTAATTAGAATGGCGTGTAAATTGCTAGATGAAGTTGACGAAGGGGAAGAGCTCCTGGGATTTATCGAATGTTGTTTACGTCATAAATCGGAAATGGTCGTGTACGAAGCAGCGCACGCTTTGGTCAATCTTGGAAGAAGCGGTCCTAGAGAGATATCGCCCGCTATTAGTGTGCTTCAATTGTTCTGTGGCTCTCAAAAACCTGCTTTAAGATTCGCTGCTGTCAGAACCTTGAACAAAGTTGCCATGACTCATCCAGCAGCGGTTACTGCGTGTAATTTAGATCTAGAAAACTTAatcaccgattcgaacagatctattgctacgttagcaATTACAACCTTGCTGAAGACCGGCGCGGAAAGTTCCGTAGACAGGCTGATGAAACAAATTGCTACTTTTGTGTCAGAAATTTCGGACGAATTTAAGGTCGTAGTTGTACAAGCTATTAG AGCCCTGTGCCAGAAGTTCCCTCGGAAACATGCAGTTTTGATGAACTTCCTTTCCGCTATGCTACGAGACGAAGGAGGACTCGAATATAAGGCAGCCATCGCGGACACGATAATAGCTGTGATGGAAGTAAATGCTGAAGCGAAGGAAGCCGGATTGGCCCATTTGTGCGAATTTATTGAGGACTGCGAGCATATCTCTCTTGCCGTTCGCATACTTCATTTGCTCGGACAGGAAGGACCGACCTCGAAGCAGCCCTCCCGTTATATTCGTTTCATTTACAATCGCGTGATTTTGGAAAGTGCCAGCGTTAGAGCGGCTGCAGTTACCGCGTTGGCACGTTTCGCAGCAGCATGTCCACCGTTACTTCCGAACGTGTTGGTCCTTTTGTCCCGATGTCAATTAGATTCGGACGACGAAGTCCGTGACCGTGCGGCGTACTATTGCGCTATTCTGCAGCAGCAGAACGATCCAACCGTTCTACCTTTGGTACAACCTCCTCAATTGTCCGTACCTAGTTTAGAAAGAGCTTTGCGAAATTACATGCAAAGTCAGATGGACGAGCCATTCGATATATCGCAG ATTCCTTCGGCCCAAACGATCGAAGAGCCAGCACAAGTGGAAGTACACACCGCTGTGAAACCGCAACAACCCCGTTTAACGCGGGAGGAAAGTTTTATGGAGAAATTGTCACAAGTACCGCAGTTAACAATGATTATTCGGGACTATTCGCTACTCAAATCATCGTCTGTCATCGAACTGACAGAATCAGAAACCGAATATAATGTGAAATGTATTAAGCACACGTTCAAAGATCTTCTCATTCTGCAATTCGATTGCGTAAATACCCTTTCCGATCAATTACTCGAGGACGTGAGGGTAGCTGTTGAACCGCCCGAAGG CTATGCAATTGTGTGTGAAGTTCCTTGCCCGCGTCTACCGTATAATGAACCAGGCACGACGTACACAGTATTAAAATATCCAGAAGATGTTTATGCTAGCGTTGCCACCATTCCTACAACCCTGCGGTTCGTGGCTCGCGATTGCGATCCTGTGACAGGTGTACCAGACGCCGAGCAAGGATACAACGATGAATATATG TTGGAAGATCTGGAAGTAACTCTGGCTGATCAAGTTCGAGGAAATACGAACAGAGTAGTGGATTTCGCAACGTGGGACGCAGCCACCTCCCAGGGATTCACTAAACTGGAAGAAACGTTTGCCTTGGGCCCATCGGTGACCAGTTTGGAAGGAGCGGTCCAAAGTTTGACAGGATTCTTAGGCCTGTACGCTGTGGAAGGAACCAACCGAGTACTAGCTGGCGCTGCCGCgcataatttattattaaatggAAATTTCAGAAACGGAAAGCATATCCTCGCTCGAGCGAGACTGGCATTGTCAGACAATCAAGTGACGATGCAGCTTTGCGTTTTATGTCAAGATCCGGACGTTGCCGAattaattat